One genomic window of Mycolicibacterium neoaurum includes the following:
- a CDS encoding ABC-F family ATP-binding cassette domain-containing protein — protein MAHLLGAEALHLEYPTKVVFDSVSLGVNEGDRIGIVGRNGDGKSSLLAMLAGRVRPDSGRVTVRGGVRVGVLDQADTLDSDDTIGHAVVGDVPEHVWAGDPRGRDVIAGLLGDLSWDAVLGTLSGGQRRRVALARLLAGDHDVLALDEPTNHLDVEAITWLAEHLKRRWSASAGGLLVVTHDRWFLDEVCTTTWEVHDRIVEPFDGGYAAYILQRVERDRQAATIEARRQNLARKELAWLRRGAPARTSKPKFRIDAANALIADVPEIRDKVALQSLAVTRLGKQVVDLLDVSVSYGEKTVLRDVEWRIAPGERTGILGVNGAGKSTLLGLVDGSVQPTEGRVKTGKTVHIATLTQGADRLADHLDEPVRVVLSRLATTYTFGAGSKAQELTPSQLLERLGFGSAQLSTPVKDLSGGQQRRLQLLLILLEQPNVLILDEPTNDLDTDMLAAMEDLLDSWPGTLIVVSHDRYFLERVTDQQYGILGGHLRHLPGGVDEYLRLRAAHASQTGPAAAKQPVQEGLSGADLRTAQKEISAIERKLEKLAAQIDAAHVRLAEHDQDDYEGLQRLSGGLRELESEVAALEERWLELSDTVG, from the coding sequence ATGGCGCATCTTCTCGGGGCCGAGGCCCTACATCTGGAATATCCCACCAAGGTGGTCTTCGACTCGGTCTCCCTCGGGGTAAACGAGGGTGACCGGATCGGCATCGTCGGACGCAACGGCGACGGAAAGTCCAGCCTGTTGGCCATGCTGGCAGGCAGGGTGCGACCCGATTCGGGCCGCGTGACGGTGCGCGGCGGGGTGCGGGTCGGCGTGCTCGATCAGGCCGACACCCTCGATTCCGACGACACCATCGGGCATGCCGTCGTCGGCGACGTGCCCGAACATGTGTGGGCCGGTGATCCGCGCGGACGTGACGTCATCGCCGGGTTGCTCGGCGACCTGAGCTGGGATGCGGTCCTCGGCACGCTGTCGGGCGGTCAGCGGCGGCGGGTCGCGCTGGCCCGACTGCTGGCCGGCGACCACGACGTGCTCGCCCTCGACGAGCCGACCAACCACCTCGACGTGGAGGCCATCACCTGGCTGGCCGAACATCTCAAGCGACGCTGGTCAGCGTCCGCGGGTGGGCTGCTGGTCGTCACGCACGACCGCTGGTTCCTCGACGAGGTGTGCACCACCACCTGGGAGGTGCACGACCGGATCGTCGAGCCGTTCGACGGCGGCTATGCCGCCTACATCCTGCAGCGCGTGGAGCGTGATCGACAGGCCGCCACGATCGAGGCGCGCCGGCAGAACCTGGCCCGCAAGGAACTCGCCTGGCTGCGACGCGGCGCACCGGCGCGCACCTCCAAACCGAAATTCCGCATCGACGCCGCCAACGCGTTGATCGCCGACGTACCCGAGATCCGGGACAAGGTCGCGCTGCAGTCTCTGGCCGTCACCCGGTTGGGCAAGCAGGTGGTCGATCTGTTGGACGTCTCGGTCAGCTATGGCGAGAAGACCGTGCTACGCGATGTCGAATGGCGCATCGCACCGGGTGAACGCACCGGCATCCTCGGGGTGAACGGGGCGGGCAAATCAACCCTGCTCGGTCTCGTCGACGGTTCCGTGCAGCCGACCGAGGGACGCGTCAAAACCGGCAAGACCGTCCACATCGCCACTCTCACCCAGGGCGCCGATCGGCTGGCCGACCATCTCGACGAACCGGTCCGGGTGGTGCTGAGCCGGTTGGCCACCACCTACACATTCGGGGCCGGTTCCAAGGCCCAGGAGCTCACCCCGAGCCAGCTCCTCGAGCGGCTCGGGTTCGGCAGCGCACAGCTGTCGACTCCGGTGAAGGATCTGTCCGGTGGTCAGCAGCGTCGTCTGCAGCTGCTGCTGATCCTGCTCGAGCAGCCCAATGTGCTGATCCTCGACGAGCCGACCAACGATCTGGACACCGACATGTTGGCGGCGATGGAAGACCTGCTCGACTCGTGGCCGGGCACGCTGATCGTGGTCAGCCACGACCGCTATTTCCTGGAGCGCGTCACCGACCAGCAGTACGGCATCCTCGGTGGGCATCTGCGGCATCTGCCCGGCGGGGTCGATGAGTATCTACGATTGCGGGCTGCGCATGCGTCGCAGACCGGTCCAGCGGCCGCGAAACAGCCTGTCCAGGAGGGGTTGTCGGGCGCCGACCTGCGCACCGCGCAGAAGGAGATCTCGGCGATCGAACGCAAGCTGGAGAAGCTCGCCGCCCAGATCGACGCCGCCCACGTCCGGCTCGCCGAACACGATCAGGACGATTACGAAGGGCTGCAACGGCTCAGCGGTGGGCTGCGGGAGCTGGAATCCGAGGTTGCCGCGCTGGAGGAGCGCTGGCTCGAGTTGTCCGACACCGTAGGCTGA
- the argH gene encoding argininosuccinate lyase, translating into MSTNEGSLWGGRFADGPSDALAALSKSTHFDWALAPYDVTASKAHARVLHRAGLLTDDQRDGLLAGLDSLGADVADGSFGPLPSDEDVHGALERGLIDRVGPELGGRLRAGRSRNDQVATLFRMWLRDAVKAVGDGVLDVVAALATQAAAHPTAIMPGKTHLQSAQPVLLAHHLLAHAHPLLRDAERLVDLDKRTAVSPYGSGALAGSSLGLDPDAIAAELGFDAASENSIDATAARDFAAEAAFVFAMIAVDLSRLAEDIILWSTTEFGYVKLHDAWSTGSSIMPQKKNPDIAELARGKSGRLIGNLTGLLATLKAQPLAYNRDLQEDKEPVFDSVAQLRLLLPAMAGLVATLTFDTDRLAELAPLGFTLATDIAEWMVRQGIPFRVAHEAAGAAVKAAEARNVGLEELADDELAGIHPGLTAEVRTVLTIAGSVDSRDARGGTAPIQVARQLTVVRDTADRLRTALR; encoded by the coding sequence ATGAGTACCAACGAAGGATCGCTGTGGGGCGGCCGGTTCGCCGACGGACCGTCCGACGCGCTGGCCGCGCTGAGCAAGTCGACCCACTTCGACTGGGCGTTGGCCCCCTATGACGTCACCGCCTCCAAGGCGCATGCGAGGGTCCTGCACCGCGCGGGCCTGCTCACCGACGACCAGCGTGATGGCCTGTTGGCCGGTCTGGACAGTTTGGGCGCCGATGTGGCCGACGGCAGCTTCGGGCCGCTGCCCAGCGACGAGGATGTGCACGGAGCGCTGGAGCGCGGCCTGATCGACCGGGTCGGCCCGGAACTCGGTGGTCGGCTGCGCGCAGGCCGCTCGCGGAACGATCAGGTGGCCACCCTGTTCCGGATGTGGCTGCGTGACGCGGTGAAGGCCGTCGGCGATGGGGTACTCGACGTGGTCGCGGCGCTGGCCACCCAGGCCGCCGCGCATCCGACGGCGATCATGCCGGGCAAGACACATCTGCAGTCCGCGCAGCCGGTGTTGCTGGCCCATCATCTGTTGGCCCACGCGCACCCGCTGTTGCGGGACGCCGAACGCCTTGTCGACCTGGACAAGCGGACCGCGGTGTCGCCCTACGGCTCCGGCGCGTTGGCCGGATCGTCGCTGGGGCTCGATCCCGATGCGATCGCCGCCGAGCTGGGCTTCGATGCCGCGTCCGAAAACTCCATCGACGCAACTGCGGCAAGGGATTTCGCGGCCGAGGCGGCCTTCGTGTTCGCGATGATCGCGGTGGATCTCTCCCGGTTGGCCGAGGACATCATCCTGTGGAGCACCACCGAATTCGGGTATGTGAAGCTGCACGACGCCTGGTCGACGGGTTCCTCGATCATGCCGCAGAAGAAGAACCCGGATATCGCCGAACTGGCCCGCGGAAAGTCCGGGCGGCTGATCGGCAACCTGACCGGTCTGCTGGCGACGCTCAAGGCACAACCGCTGGCCTACAACCGGGATCTGCAGGAGGACAAGGAACCCGTCTTCGACTCGGTAGCGCAGCTGCGACTGCTGCTGCCGGCCATGGCCGGATTGGTCGCCACCCTCACCTTCGACACCGACCGGTTGGCCGAATTGGCGCCGCTGGGCTTCACGCTGGCCACCGATATCGCCGAATGGATGGTGCGTCAAGGCATTCCGTTCCGTGTTGCACACGAGGCGGCCGGCGCAGCAGTCAAGGCGGCCGAGGCACGCAACGTCGGACTCGAAGAACTCGCCGACGATGAACTGGCCGGTATCCACCCGGGACTGACGGCCGAAGTGCGCACGGTGCTGACCATCGCGGGGTCGGTCGACTCGCGTGATGCGCGCGGCGGCACGGCACCGATTCAGGTGGCGCGTCAGCTCACCGTGGTGCGCGACACCGCCGACCGGCTACGGACCGCCTTGCGCTAG